A part of Ooceraea biroi isolate clonal line C1 chromosome 10, Obir_v5.4, whole genome shotgun sequence genomic DNA contains:
- the LOC105274685 gene encoding uncharacterized protein LOC105274685 isoform X1, with protein MQYVECKFAFTSLLNSTFQERRFNVARFNVTEMLRRNRLRHRFISIGFIVFATVFYNEFLVYEVQKFKWAMRECSECVKVLLVADPQILGEKYENYFGSWIARWDSDRYLEKTFSRALKYSQPHVIAFLGDLMDEGHISNAEDFERYKRRLDSIFSMPDDIMKIYLPGDNDIGGEDDIVSPSIHNRFNFAYTQPDTLVYKTVTFFKVNRLTRTMPEAPKDAFLNDYAERNTTNVILSHMPLLFMPGSFVQNVLKELSPQVIFTAHEHKAMHVSLDTATDQLSEIWILPPYETPLYQLRMDVGDIHEVQIPTCSYRMGTPHMGYGLAYIDTQEKTVEFTILWLPSRFPQLFAYIFIAGLVIVLATYSFVSGYCVKSYATYSRIPSV; from the exons ATGCAATATGTTGAATGTAAATTTGCGTTCACGAGTCTCTTAAATTCAACGTTCCAAGAACGGAGATTCAATGTCGCGAGATTTAAC GTTACAGAGATGTTACGGCGGAATag GTTGAGACACAGGTTCATATCTATTGGCTTCATCGTTTTTGCAACAGTATTTTACAATGAGTTTCTTGTATACGAAGTGCAAAAGTTTAAGTGGGCAATGCGCGAGTGCTCGGAATGCGTCAAGGTTCTTCTCGTTGCGGACCCGCAAATACTTGGGGAAAAGTATGAGAACTACTTTGGTTCTTGGATAGCGAGATGGGACAGCGATAG GTACTTGGAGAAAACGTTTTCAAGGGCACTGAAGTACTCTCAACCACATGTTATCGCATTTCTTGGTGATCTCATGGACGAAGGCCACATATCTAATGCTGAAGATTTTGAAAGATACAAAAGAAGGTTGGACTCAATATTTTCGATGCCAGATGACATAATG aaaatttatctaCCGGGTGACAATGACATTGGCGGGGAGGATGATATTGTTTCTCCTAGTATACACAACAGATTCAATTTTGCATATACTCAGCCAGACACATTAGTTTATAAGACTGTTACCTTTTTTAAG GTAAATAGATTAACGCGTACGATGCCGGAGGCGCCGAAAGACGCATTTCTGAACGATTACGCAGAGAGGAACACGACCAATGTTATTCTTAGCCATATGCCTTTGTTGTTTATGCCTGGCAGTTTTGTGCAAAAT GTACTCAAGGAGCTATCGCCACAAGTGATTTTTACCGCGCACGAACACAAGGCGATGCATGTAAGTTTAGACACAGCGACCGACCAATTGAGCGAAATTTGGATCCTTCCTCCATATGAAACGCCTTTGTATCAATTGCGGATGGACGTAGGGGACATTCATGAAGTACAAATACCGACTTGTTCCTATAGAATGGGTACACCGCACATGGGTTATGGGCTTGCTTACATAG ATACCCAAGAAAAAACCGTCGAGTTCACGATCCTGTGGCTCCCAAGCAGATTCCCACAGCTGTTTGCTTACATATTTATCGCCGGGTTGGTCATCGTACTTGCCACTTATTCTTTCGTCTCAGGCTACTGCGTGAAAAGTTATGCGACTTATAGTCGTATACCTTCCGTGTAA
- the LOC105274685 gene encoding uncharacterized protein LOC105274685 isoform X2, producing the protein MLRRNRLRHRFISIGFIVFATVFYNEFLVYEVQKFKWAMRECSECVKVLLVADPQILGEKYENYFGSWIARWDSDRYLEKTFSRALKYSQPHVIAFLGDLMDEGHISNAEDFERYKRRLDSIFSMPDDIMKIYLPGDNDIGGEDDIVSPSIHNRFNFAYTQPDTLVYKTVTFFKVNRLTRTMPEAPKDAFLNDYAERNTTNVILSHMPLLFMPGSFVQNVLKELSPQVIFTAHEHKAMHVSLDTATDQLSEIWILPPYETPLYQLRMDVGDIHEVQIPTCSYRMGTPHMGYGLAYIDTQEKTVEFTILWLPSRFPQLFAYIFIAGLVIVLATYSFVSGYCVKSYATYSRIPSV; encoded by the exons ATGTTACGGCGGAATag GTTGAGACACAGGTTCATATCTATTGGCTTCATCGTTTTTGCAACAGTATTTTACAATGAGTTTCTTGTATACGAAGTGCAAAAGTTTAAGTGGGCAATGCGCGAGTGCTCGGAATGCGTCAAGGTTCTTCTCGTTGCGGACCCGCAAATACTTGGGGAAAAGTATGAGAACTACTTTGGTTCTTGGATAGCGAGATGGGACAGCGATAG GTACTTGGAGAAAACGTTTTCAAGGGCACTGAAGTACTCTCAACCACATGTTATCGCATTTCTTGGTGATCTCATGGACGAAGGCCACATATCTAATGCTGAAGATTTTGAAAGATACAAAAGAAGGTTGGACTCAATATTTTCGATGCCAGATGACATAATG aaaatttatctaCCGGGTGACAATGACATTGGCGGGGAGGATGATATTGTTTCTCCTAGTATACACAACAGATTCAATTTTGCATATACTCAGCCAGACACATTAGTTTATAAGACTGTTACCTTTTTTAAG GTAAATAGATTAACGCGTACGATGCCGGAGGCGCCGAAAGACGCATTTCTGAACGATTACGCAGAGAGGAACACGACCAATGTTATTCTTAGCCATATGCCTTTGTTGTTTATGCCTGGCAGTTTTGTGCAAAAT GTACTCAAGGAGCTATCGCCACAAGTGATTTTTACCGCGCACGAACACAAGGCGATGCATGTAAGTTTAGACACAGCGACCGACCAATTGAGCGAAATTTGGATCCTTCCTCCATATGAAACGCCTTTGTATCAATTGCGGATGGACGTAGGGGACATTCATGAAGTACAAATACCGACTTGTTCCTATAGAATGGGTACACCGCACATGGGTTATGGGCTTGCTTACATAG ATACCCAAGAAAAAACCGTCGAGTTCACGATCCTGTGGCTCCCAAGCAGATTCCCACAGCTGTTTGCTTACATATTTATCGCCGGGTTGGTCATCGTACTTGCCACTTATTCTTTCGTCTCAGGCTACTGCGTGAAAAGTTATGCGACTTATAGTCGTATACCTTCCGTGTAA
- the LOC105274684 gene encoding uncharacterized protein LOC105274684 codes for MRDQFVSENGDMNRQKTKSKARKRGAASHEINESHQTSGILKCCTCNNFFQDIINFIYHISYQHKKQNCEYIFNALAGRTPFNSNAATIKSQNIDNSIHADVSNEKTQLLNRFPAKIWFTNMICKTCYQTFSTKKTFTFHMKTAHGPINLVKWHFCPFCKNKFINTSGVERHLLKVHKKTEEEVRQLRPHIQIKELPQQFQQQAVTPALAMVPTSLPRHWSQQRTTAAASAMVPTSLPRHRSKRRTTVGASTMVPISLPQQQSQRQTTTTASAMVPTSLPRHRSQQRTTAGASAMVPTSLPRHWSQRRTTAGASAMVLTSLPQQQSQRQTTTTASAMVPISLPRHRSKRRTTAGASAMVPTSLPQQQSQRQTTATASAMVPTSLPRQRSQRRTTTASAMYFP; via the exons ATGCGCGATCAGTTTGTTTCTGAAAACGGTGACATGAATCGTCAGAAAACGAAATCCAAAGCACGCAAAAGAGGTGCTGCCTCGCACGAAATCAATGAGTCCCATCAGACTAGTGGCATACTTAAATGTTGCACGTGCAACAACTTCTTTCAAgacattataaatttcatatatcatatatcataTCAGCATAAGAAGCAGAATTGTGAATATATCTTTAACGCGTTAGCTGGTAGAACTCCATTCAATTCTAATGCG GCAACTATTAAGTCACAAAACATCGATAATTCCATTCACGCGGATGTAAGTAACGAAAAGACTCAATTATTGAATCGATTTCCGGCGAAGATATGGTTTACAAATATGATTTGTAAAACAT GTTATCAAACATTTTCAACAAAAAAGACGTTCACATTTCACATGAAAACCGCGCATGGACCCATTAACTTAGTCAAATGGCATTTCTGCCCTTTCTGCAAAAACAAATTCATAAATACAAGCGGTGTAGAGCGACACTTGTTGAAAG TGCATAAGAAGACTGAAGAAGAAGTACGTCAGTTAAGACCGCATATTCAGATAAAAGAGTTGCCACAACAATTCCAGCAGCAGGCAGTAACTCCTGCTTTGGCGATGGTGCCGACTTCACTGCCGCGACATTGGTCCCAGCAGCGGACGACAGCTGCTGCTTCGGCGATGGTGCCGACTTCACTGCCGCGGCATCGGTCCAAACGGCGGACGACAGTTGGTGCTTCGACGATGGTGCCAATTTCACTGCCGCAGCAGCAGTCCCAGCGACAGACGACAACTACTGCTTCGGCGATGGTGCCGACTTCACTGCCGCGGCATCGGTCCCAGCAGCGGACGACAGCTGGTGCTTCGGCGATGGTGCCAACTTCACTGCCGCGGCATTGGTCCCAGCGGCGGACGACAGCTGGTGCTTCGGCGATGGTGCTAACTTCACTGCCGCAGCAGCAGTCCCAGCGACAGACGACAACTACTGCTTCGGCGATGGTGCCGATTTCACTGCCGCGGCATCGGTCCAAGCGACGCACGACAGCTGGTGCTTCGGCGATGGTGCCAACTTCACTGCCACAGCAGCAGTCCCAGCGACAGACGACAGCTACTGCTTCGGCGATGGTGCCGACTTCACTGCCGCGGCAGCGGTCCCAGCGGCGGACGACAACTGCTTCAGCGATGTATTTTCCATAG
- the LOC105287219 gene encoding uncharacterized protein LOC105287219 isoform X5 encodes MLEHIQLDWKMFKNSDTIKTFEEYLFVSYVFTSCVYIIVFIGTFVFTAIECRAVILDVIIPMNNSRPRKLEVDLEMFVDKKQYFFLYIIQEVLTWVIGVCSIVTTGTVLTTVAEHCCAAYKIAGCLIQNTVTIHTLAIPVDQQIPFMHRSICLSVHIHRRTMEFFKRIVHSFDLWYLPLYLIAVLSLSCFFFRLYNAITEANDWYDIFVCCVILYAYLLYMFVGNFLAQSYTEHSIELLECMYNSLWYVAPLPIQTLFLIMQKTINSHKIVIGGLFTSSIEGFSTLITTAVSYFTVIQTMDL; translated from the exons ATGTTGGAACATATACAGTTGGAttggaaaatgtttaaaaacagTGAcacaattaaaacatttgaaGAATATCTCTTCGTATCTTATGTTTTCACATCATGTGTGTATA taattgtttttatagGTACATTTGTATTTACGGCTATTGAATGTAGAGCCGTCATTCTTGATGTTATCATACCGATGAATAACTCCCGGCCACGTAAACTTGAAGTTGATTTGGAAATGTTTGTCGATAAaaagcaatatttctttttgtatattatacaagAGGTGCTAACATGGGTGATTGGCGTATGCTCGATAGTTACAACTGGGACGGTCTTAACTACAGTAGCGGAACACTGTTGTGCAGCATATAAAATTGCAGG ttgtttaatacaaaatacggTGACCATCCATACGCTGGCAATTCCTGTTGACCAACAGATACCATTTATGCATCGGAGTATTTGTCTTTCAGTTCACATTCATAGAAGAACGATGGA GTTCTTCAAACGCATAGTACATTCGTTTGATTTATGGTATTTGCCGTTATATTTAATTGCTGTACTCTCTTTAAGttgttttttctttcgc ttatacAATGCTATAACAGAGGCCAATGATTGGTATGATATTTTTGTGTGCTGTGTGATTTTGTATGCTTATTTACTATATATGTTTGTGGGAAATTTTCTTGCACAATCTTATACTGAACACAGTATAGAACTATTAGAATGTAT GTATAATAGTCTTTGGTATGTAGCGCCATTACCGATCCAAACCTTGTtcttaattatgcaaaaaacTATAAACAGTCATAAGATAGTGATAGGTGGTCTTTTTACTTCGTCCATAGAAGGATTTTCTACG CTTATAACTACGGCTGTATCATATTTTACCGTTATACAAACTATGGATTTGTGA
- the LOC105287219 gene encoding uncharacterized protein LOC105287219 isoform X2 has translation MVFVGERCYKLHRIMLIALGLWPYQKPFIWRMQAVFFFSAHCCNFFFQFTAFLTTACNNTDCILKRFSYICLSCVYVLSYYSFYFNSESIKQMLEHIQLDWKMFKNSDTIKTFEEYLFVSYVFTSCVYSTFVFTAIECRAVILDVIIPMNNSRPRKLEVDLEMFVDKKQYFFLYIIQEVLTWVIGVCSIVTTGTVLTTVAEHCCAAYKIAGCLIQNTVTIHTLAIPVDQQIPFMHRSICLSVHIHRRTMEFFKRIVHSFDLWYLPLYLIAVLSLSCFFFRLYNAITEANDWYDIFVCCVILYAYLLYMFVGNFLAQSYTEHSIELLECMYNSLWYVAPLPIQTLFLIMQKTINSHKIVIGGLFTSSIEGFSTLITTAVSYFTVIQTMDL, from the exons ATGGTATTTGTTGGCGAACGCTGTTATAAGCTTCATCGAATTATGCTTATAGCTTTGGGATTATGGCCGTATCAGAAACCATTTATCTGGCGAATGCAAGCAGTTTTCTTCTTCAGTGCACATTGCtgcaattttttttttcag TTTACAGCGTTTCTAACGACAGCGTGTAACAACACGGATTGTATTctaaaaagattttcttataTCTGCTTATCTTGTGTTTATGTTTTAAGttactattctttctatttcaatTCTGAATCT ATAAAGCAAATGTTGGAACATATACAGTTGGAttggaaaatgtttaaaaacagTGAcacaattaaaacatttgaaGAATATCTCTTCGTATCTTATGTTTTCACATCATGTGTGTATA GTACATTTGTATTTACGGCTATTGAATGTAGAGCCGTCATTCTTGATGTTATCATACCGATGAATAACTCCCGGCCACGTAAACTTGAAGTTGATTTGGAAATGTTTGTCGATAAaaagcaatatttctttttgtatattatacaagAGGTGCTAACATGGGTGATTGGCGTATGCTCGATAGTTACAACTGGGACGGTCTTAACTACAGTAGCGGAACACTGTTGTGCAGCATATAAAATTGCAGG ttgtttaatacaaaatacggTGACCATCCATACGCTGGCAATTCCTGTTGACCAACAGATACCATTTATGCATCGGAGTATTTGTCTTTCAGTTCACATTCATAGAAGAACGATGGA GTTCTTCAAACGCATAGTACATTCGTTTGATTTATGGTATTTGCCGTTATATTTAATTGCTGTACTCTCTTTAAGttgttttttctttcgc ttatacAATGCTATAACAGAGGCCAATGATTGGTATGATATTTTTGTGTGCTGTGTGATTTTGTATGCTTATTTACTATATATGTTTGTGGGAAATTTTCTTGCACAATCTTATACTGAACACAGTATAGAACTATTAGAATGTAT GTATAATAGTCTTTGGTATGTAGCGCCATTACCGATCCAAACCTTGTtcttaattatgcaaaaaacTATAAACAGTCATAAGATAGTGATAGGTGGTCTTTTTACTTCGTCCATAGAAGGATTTTCTACG CTTATAACTACGGCTGTATCATATTTTACCGTTATACAAACTATGGATTTGTGA
- the LOC105287219 gene encoding uncharacterized protein LOC105287219 isoform X4 produces MVFVGERCYKLHRIMLIALGLWPYQKPFIWRMQAVFFFSAHCCNFFFQFTAFLTTACNNTDCILKRFSYICLSCVYVLSYYSFYFNSESIKQMLEHIQLDWKMFKNSDTIKTFEEYLFVSYVFTSCVYIIVFIGTFVFTAIECRAVILDVIIPMNNSRPRKLEVDLEMFVDKKQYFFLYIIQEVLTWVIGVCSIVTTGTVLTTVAEHCCAAYKIAGFFKRIVHSFDLWYLPLYLIAVLSLSCFFFRLYNAITEANDWYDIFVCCVILYAYLLYMFVGNFLAQSYTEHSIELLECMYNSLWYVAPLPIQTLFLIMQKTINSHKIVIGGLFTSSIEGFSTLITTAVSYFTVIQTMDL; encoded by the exons ATGGTATTTGTTGGCGAACGCTGTTATAAGCTTCATCGAATTATGCTTATAGCTTTGGGATTATGGCCGTATCAGAAACCATTTATCTGGCGAATGCAAGCAGTTTTCTTCTTCAGTGCACATTGCtgcaattttttttttcag TTTACAGCGTTTCTAACGACAGCGTGTAACAACACGGATTGTATTctaaaaagattttcttataTCTGCTTATCTTGTGTTTATGTTTTAAGttactattctttctatttcaatTCTGAATCT ATAAAGCAAATGTTGGAACATATACAGTTGGAttggaaaatgtttaaaaacagTGAcacaattaaaacatttgaaGAATATCTCTTCGTATCTTATGTTTTCACATCATGTGTGTATA taattgtttttatagGTACATTTGTATTTACGGCTATTGAATGTAGAGCCGTCATTCTTGATGTTATCATACCGATGAATAACTCCCGGCCACGTAAACTTGAAGTTGATTTGGAAATGTTTGTCGATAAaaagcaatatttctttttgtatattatacaagAGGTGCTAACATGGGTGATTGGCGTATGCTCGATAGTTACAACTGGGACGGTCTTAACTACAGTAGCGGAACACTGTTGTGCAGCATATAAAATTGCAGG GTTCTTCAAACGCATAGTACATTCGTTTGATTTATGGTATTTGCCGTTATATTTAATTGCTGTACTCTCTTTAAGttgttttttctttcgc ttatacAATGCTATAACAGAGGCCAATGATTGGTATGATATTTTTGTGTGCTGTGTGATTTTGTATGCTTATTTACTATATATGTTTGTGGGAAATTTTCTTGCACAATCTTATACTGAACACAGTATAGAACTATTAGAATGTAT GTATAATAGTCTTTGGTATGTAGCGCCATTACCGATCCAAACCTTGTtcttaattatgcaaaaaacTATAAACAGTCATAAGATAGTGATAGGTGGTCTTTTTACTTCGTCCATAGAAGGATTTTCTACG CTTATAACTACGGCTGTATCATATTTTACCGTTATACAAACTATGGATTTGTGA
- the LOC105287219 gene encoding uncharacterized protein LOC105287219 isoform X3, producing the protein MVFVGERCYKLHRIMLIALGLWPYQKPFIWRMQAVFFFSAHCCNFFFQFTAFLTTACNNTDCILKRFSYICLSCVYVLSYYSFYFNSESIKQMLEHIQLDWKMFKNSDTIKTFEEYLFVSYVFTSCVYIIVFIGTFVFTAIECRAVILDVIIPMNNSRPRKLEVDLEMFVDKKQYFFLYIIQEVLTWVIGVCSIVTTGTVLTTVAEHCCAAYKIAGCLIQNTVTIHTLAIPVDQQIPFMHRSICLSVHIHRRTMEFFKRIVHSFDLWYLPLYLIAVLSLSCFFFRLYNAITEANDWYNSLWYVAPLPIQTLFLIMQKTINSHKIVIGGLFTSSIEGFSTLITTAVSYFTVIQTMDL; encoded by the exons ATGGTATTTGTTGGCGAACGCTGTTATAAGCTTCATCGAATTATGCTTATAGCTTTGGGATTATGGCCGTATCAGAAACCATTTATCTGGCGAATGCAAGCAGTTTTCTTCTTCAGTGCACATTGCtgcaattttttttttcag TTTACAGCGTTTCTAACGACAGCGTGTAACAACACGGATTGTATTctaaaaagattttcttataTCTGCTTATCTTGTGTTTATGTTTTAAGttactattctttctatttcaatTCTGAATCT ATAAAGCAAATGTTGGAACATATACAGTTGGAttggaaaatgtttaaaaacagTGAcacaattaaaacatttgaaGAATATCTCTTCGTATCTTATGTTTTCACATCATGTGTGTATA taattgtttttatagGTACATTTGTATTTACGGCTATTGAATGTAGAGCCGTCATTCTTGATGTTATCATACCGATGAATAACTCCCGGCCACGTAAACTTGAAGTTGATTTGGAAATGTTTGTCGATAAaaagcaatatttctttttgtatattatacaagAGGTGCTAACATGGGTGATTGGCGTATGCTCGATAGTTACAACTGGGACGGTCTTAACTACAGTAGCGGAACACTGTTGTGCAGCATATAAAATTGCAGG ttgtttaatacaaaatacggTGACCATCCATACGCTGGCAATTCCTGTTGACCAACAGATACCATTTATGCATCGGAGTATTTGTCTTTCAGTTCACATTCATAGAAGAACGATGGA GTTCTTCAAACGCATAGTACATTCGTTTGATTTATGGTATTTGCCGTTATATTTAATTGCTGTACTCTCTTTAAGttgttttttctttcgc ttatacAATGCTATAACAGAGGCCAATGATTG GTATAATAGTCTTTGGTATGTAGCGCCATTACCGATCCAAACCTTGTtcttaattatgcaaaaaacTATAAACAGTCATAAGATAGTGATAGGTGGTCTTTTTACTTCGTCCATAGAAGGATTTTCTACG CTTATAACTACGGCTGTATCATATTTTACCGTTATACAAACTATGGATTTGTGA
- the LOC105287219 gene encoding uncharacterized protein LOC105287219 isoform X1 has translation MVFVGERCYKLHRIMLIALGLWPYQKPFIWRMQAVFFFSAHCCNFFFQFTAFLTTACNNTDCILKRFSYICLSCVYVLSYYSFYFNSESIKQMLEHIQLDWKMFKNSDTIKTFEEYLFVSYVFTSCVYIIVFIGTFVFTAIECRAVILDVIIPMNNSRPRKLEVDLEMFVDKKQYFFLYIIQEVLTWVIGVCSIVTTGTVLTTVAEHCCAAYKIAGCLIQNTVTIHTLAIPVDQQIPFMHRSICLSVHIHRRTMEFFKRIVHSFDLWYLPLYLIAVLSLSCFFFRLYNAITEANDWYDIFVCCVILYAYLLYMFVGNFLAQSYTEHSIELLECMYNSLWYVAPLPIQTLFLIMQKTINSHKIVIGGLFTSSIEGFSTLITTAVSYFTVIQTMDL, from the exons ATGGTATTTGTTGGCGAACGCTGTTATAAGCTTCATCGAATTATGCTTATAGCTTTGGGATTATGGCCGTATCAGAAACCATTTATCTGGCGAATGCAAGCAGTTTTCTTCTTCAGTGCACATTGCtgcaattttttttttcag TTTACAGCGTTTCTAACGACAGCGTGTAACAACACGGATTGTATTctaaaaagattttcttataTCTGCTTATCTTGTGTTTATGTTTTAAGttactattctttctatttcaatTCTGAATCT ATAAAGCAAATGTTGGAACATATACAGTTGGAttggaaaatgtttaaaaacagTGAcacaattaaaacatttgaaGAATATCTCTTCGTATCTTATGTTTTCACATCATGTGTGTATA taattgtttttatagGTACATTTGTATTTACGGCTATTGAATGTAGAGCCGTCATTCTTGATGTTATCATACCGATGAATAACTCCCGGCCACGTAAACTTGAAGTTGATTTGGAAATGTTTGTCGATAAaaagcaatatttctttttgtatattatacaagAGGTGCTAACATGGGTGATTGGCGTATGCTCGATAGTTACAACTGGGACGGTCTTAACTACAGTAGCGGAACACTGTTGTGCAGCATATAAAATTGCAGG ttgtttaatacaaaatacggTGACCATCCATACGCTGGCAATTCCTGTTGACCAACAGATACCATTTATGCATCGGAGTATTTGTCTTTCAGTTCACATTCATAGAAGAACGATGGA GTTCTTCAAACGCATAGTACATTCGTTTGATTTATGGTATTTGCCGTTATATTTAATTGCTGTACTCTCTTTAAGttgttttttctttcgc ttatacAATGCTATAACAGAGGCCAATGATTGGTATGATATTTTTGTGTGCTGTGTGATTTTGTATGCTTATTTACTATATATGTTTGTGGGAAATTTTCTTGCACAATCTTATACTGAACACAGTATAGAACTATTAGAATGTAT GTATAATAGTCTTTGGTATGTAGCGCCATTACCGATCCAAACCTTGTtcttaattatgcaaaaaacTATAAACAGTCATAAGATAGTGATAGGTGGTCTTTTTACTTCGTCCATAGAAGGATTTTCTACG CTTATAACTACGGCTGTATCATATTTTACCGTTATACAAACTATGGATTTGTGA